Proteins encoded in a region of the Rhizobium sp. CC-YZS058 genome:
- a CDS encoding ScpA family protein, whose product MGPNEAPWEPPDRARDEDALVVDIAGFEGPLDLLLHLARNQKVDLARISVLALAEQYIAFIERARSIRIELAADYLVMAAWLAFLKSRLLIPQQAKDDGPSGEEMASALAFRLKRLEAMRDAATRLVNRNRLGRDIFARGAPEHIPVERRSAFDASLYDLLSAYAQLRQREAVMQVTIEKRQVWSLANARLMLARLMGDMTDWTALDHFLLRYIDDPKQRVTAIASAFAASLEMVREGRLEIRQEEAFAPIFLRRGARPLTPAELAALEAADG is encoded by the coding sequence ATCGGGCCGAACGAGGCGCCCTGGGAACCGCCGGACCGGGCGAGGGACGAAGACGCGCTGGTGGTCGACATCGCCGGCTTCGAAGGCCCGCTTGACCTGCTCCTCCACCTCGCCCGCAACCAGAAGGTCGATCTGGCGCGTATTTCGGTTCTGGCACTTGCCGAGCAGTATATTGCCTTCATCGAGCGCGCGCGGTCGATCCGCATCGAGCTGGCCGCCGACTATCTGGTGATGGCCGCCTGGCTCGCCTTCCTCAAGTCGCGCCTGCTCATTCCGCAGCAGGCCAAGGACGACGGCCCCTCGGGCGAGGAGATGGCCTCGGCGCTCGCCTTCCGCCTGAAGCGGCTGGAGGCGATGCGCGATGCGGCGACGCGGCTCGTCAACCGCAACCGGCTCGGGCGCGACATCTTCGCCCGCGGTGCTCCGGAGCATATCCCGGTCGAGCGACGCTCGGCCTTCGACGCGTCTCTTTACGACCTGCTCTCTGCCTATGCGCAGCTGCGCCAGCGCGAGGCGGTGATGCAGGTGACGATCGAAAAGCGGCAGGTCTGGTCGCTCGCCAATGCGCGGCTGATGCTGGCGCGGCTTATGGGAGACATGACCGACTGGACGGCGCTCGATCACTTCCTGCTGCGCTACATCGACGACCCGAAACAACGGGTGACCGCCATCGCCAGCGCCTTCGCCGCCTCTCTGGAGATGGTGCGCGAGGGGAGGCTGGAGATCCGCCAGGAGGAAGCCTTCGCACCGATCTTCCTGCGGCGCGGCGCGCGACCGCTGACACCGGCCGAGCTGGCCGCCCTCGAGGCCGCCGATGGCTGA
- a CDS encoding ATP-binding protein: MSARLDTLIAEVRRLASALERMAGPPPRDTDWSAAPCFVWAPHESYLQPVPRPNRVALSLIQGVDHVRDILLDNTLRFAEGYPANNVLLWGARGMGKSSLVKAVHAAVIEATGVAMKLVEVHREDIASLPALMEVLKAAPAPVIVFCDDLSFDHDDTSYKSLKAVLDGGVEGRPGNVLLYATSNRRHLLPRDMIENERSTAINPAEAVEEKVSLSDRFGLWLGFHKCSQEDYLAMIDAYAAHFQLAVSPDQLHAEALEWSTTRGARSGRVAWQFIQDLAGRLRQRIELG, encoded by the coding sequence ATGTCCGCGAGGCTCGACACGCTGATCGCCGAGGTGCGCCGGCTCGCAAGCGCGCTGGAGCGCATGGCCGGCCCGCCGCCGCGGGACACCGACTGGAGTGCCGCGCCCTGCTTTGTCTGGGCACCGCATGAATCCTATCTCCAGCCCGTACCGCGCCCGAACCGCGTCGCCCTGTCTCTGATCCAGGGCGTCGACCACGTGCGCGATATCCTGCTCGACAACACGCTACGCTTTGCGGAAGGCTACCCGGCCAACAATGTGCTGCTCTGGGGCGCGCGCGGCATGGGCAAGTCGTCGCTGGTCAAGGCCGTGCATGCAGCGGTCATCGAGGCAACAGGCGTGGCGATGAAGCTGGTCGAGGTCCACCGCGAGGATATCGCCAGCCTCCCCGCTCTCATGGAGGTCCTCAAAGCCGCCCCAGCACCGGTTATCGTGTTCTGCGACGATCTCTCCTTCGACCATGACGACACGTCCTACAAGTCCTTGAAGGCCGTGCTCGATGGTGGCGTCGAGGGGCGGCCCGGCAACGTACTCCTCTATGCCACCTCCAACCGCCGCCATCTCTTGCCGCGAGACATGATCGAGAACGAGCGCTCCACGGCGATCAACCCGGCCGAAGCGGTCGAGGAAAAGGTCTCGCTTTCCGACCGGTTCGGGCTCTGGCTCGGCTTCCACAAATGCAGCCAGGAGGACTACCTGGCGATGATCGATGCCTATGCCGCCCATTTCCAGCTGGCGGTTTCGCCGGATCAGCTACATGCCGAAGCGCTGGAATGGAGCACGACGCGCGGTGCGCGCTCCGGCCGCGTCGCCTGGCAATTCATCCAGGACCTCGCCGGCCGCCTGCGCCAGCGCATCGAGCTTGGCTGA
- the scpB gene encoding SMC-Scp complex subunit ScpB, translated as MADGELEDREGSGTGVSASILRAGEAERIVEALVFASAQPVSEAFLAQRLPRDTDVRAVLQALKTRYAGRGVNLVQVADHWAFRTAADLSFALQTDEQEVRKLSRAALEVLSIIAYHQPVTRAEIEDIRGVQTSKGTLDVLMEAGWVRFRGRRRTPGRPVTFGTTRDFLDHFGLEELRDLPGLEELKGAGLLQGRIPPNFHVPLPGSEEDLAEEEDPITALDLEELGLLPPSGSGEG; from the coding sequence ATGGCTGACGGAGAGCTTGAGGACCGCGAAGGCAGCGGGACCGGAGTTTCCGCCAGCATCCTCCGCGCAGGCGAGGCGGAGCGAATCGTCGAGGCGCTGGTCTTCGCCTCGGCCCAGCCCGTCAGTGAGGCCTTTCTCGCTCAGCGCCTGCCGCGCGACACGGATGTGCGGGCTGTCCTGCAGGCCTTGAAGACGCGCTACGCCGGACGCGGCGTCAACCTCGTGCAGGTCGCGGATCATTGGGCCTTTCGCACCGCCGCCGATCTCTCCTTCGCCCTGCAGACCGACGAGCAGGAGGTGCGCAAGCTGTCGCGTGCGGCCCTCGAGGTGCTGTCGATCATTGCCTATCACCAGCCGGTGACCCGGGCCGAGATCGAAGACATTCGCGGCGTGCAGACCTCGAAGGGGACGCTGGACGTGCTGATGGAGGCCGGCTGGGTGCGCTTCCGGGGGCGGCGGCGGACGCCGGGCCGCCCGGTTACCTTCGGCACCACGCGCGACTTTCTCGATCATTTCGGGCTGGAGGAACTGCGCGACCTGCCGGGTCTGGAGGAGCTCAAGGGTGCGGGTCTGCTGCAGGGGCGCATCCCGCCCAATTTCCACGTGCCGCTGCCCGGCAGCGAGGAGGATCTTGCAGAGGAGGAAGACCCGATCACCGCGCTCGACCTTGAAGAGCTTGGCCTGCTGCCGCCCTCCGGATCCGGGGAGGGATAG
- the tatB gene encoding Sec-independent protein translocase protein TatB produces the protein MLDVGWTELVVIAIVLIIVVGPKDLPPMLRTFGRMMTKMRGMAADFRHQFDEALREADLDDVRKTINDARSLNPANTLREAMNPLRQMGNEIKADLQRSTRPDTPVMTPQPGETAPVAAPAPIAPAEPSPPLSAVPPAGPLATPAAPLAAGEAAPASAASAAPPLPASPVSPVTSAALPSVEPAPVVTVEDIAKPKRKPRAKAAAGTTVPEAETPAPRKRTAKAVAALEGEKPVRTRKTKTAAPGGEPTATPKTGDEA, from the coding sequence ATGCTTGACGTCGGCTGGACCGAACTGGTGGTCATCGCCATCGTCCTGATCATCGTGGTAGGTCCGAAAGACCTGCCGCCCATGCTGAGGACCTTTGGCCGGATGATGACGAAGATGCGCGGCATGGCCGCGGATTTCCGCCATCAGTTCGATGAAGCCCTGCGGGAGGCCGATCTCGACGACGTCCGCAAGACGATCAACGATGCGCGCAGCCTTAACCCGGCCAACACGCTGCGCGAGGCGATGAACCCGCTGCGGCAGATGGGGAACGAGATCAAGGCCGATCTCCAGCGCTCCACCCGGCCCGATACGCCGGTGATGACGCCGCAGCCGGGCGAAACGGCACCTGTCGCCGCGCCGGCGCCGATCGCGCCCGCCGAGCCGAGCCCGCCACTCTCCGCCGTGCCGCCGGCTGGCCCCCTTGCTACACCTGCTGCGCCTCTGGCAGCCGGCGAGGCCGCACCCGCTTCGGCAGCCAGCGCGGCTCCGCCGCTCCCCGCCTCTCCGGTCTCCCCGGTGACGAGCGCAGCCCTTCCTTCCGTTGAGCCCGCGCCTGTCGTGACGGTCGAGGACATTGCCAAGCCGAAGCGCAAGCCCCGCGCGAAGGCTGCGGCGGGAACGACGGTGCCGGAGGCGGAGACACCCGCGCCGCGCAAGCGGACGGCGAAGGCCGTCGCGGCGCTCGAAGGCGAGAAGCCGGTGCGCACCCGCAAGACGAAGACGGCTGCACCTGGCGGCGAGCCGACTGCCACACCCAAGACCGGAGACGAGGCATGA
- the tatC gene encoding twin-arginine translocase subunit TatC: MSGEIEDRPQPLIEHLIELRTRLMWAVGAFFLAFLVCFFFAKQIFNVLVQPFKWAVSWAGLDTRGVELIYTAPQEFFFTQIKVAMFGALVIAFPMIATQVYKFVAPGLYKNERAAFLPFLIASPLLFLLGACLVYFFFTPMVMWFFLNMQQEGGEGQVAIQLLPKVSEYLSLIMSLIFAFGLVFQLPVVTTLLARVGFVTGDQLAAKRKYAIVISFIVAAVLTPPDPVSQIGLAVPAILLYEISIYTARLIERQRARDTAARALTEQDD; encoded by the coding sequence ATGAGCGGCGAGATCGAAGACCGGCCCCAGCCGCTGATCGAACATCTGATCGAACTGCGCACCCGACTGATGTGGGCGGTCGGCGCTTTCTTTCTGGCCTTCCTCGTCTGCTTCTTCTTTGCCAAGCAGATCTTCAACGTGCTGGTGCAGCCGTTCAAATGGGCAGTGTCCTGGGCGGGGCTCGATACAAGGGGCGTCGAGCTGATCTATACGGCGCCGCAGGAGTTCTTCTTCACCCAGATCAAGGTCGCGATGTTCGGCGCTCTGGTCATCGCCTTTCCGATGATCGCGACGCAGGTCTACAAGTTCGTCGCCCCGGGTCTCTACAAGAACGAGCGCGCCGCCTTCCTGCCCTTCCTCATCGCCTCGCCGCTGCTGTTCCTGCTCGGCGCCTGCCTCGTCTATTTCTTCTTCACGCCCATGGTCATGTGGTTCTTCCTGAACATGCAGCAGGAAGGCGGCGAGGGGCAGGTGGCGATCCAGCTTCTGCCGAAGGTCTCGGAATATCTGAGCCTGATCATGTCGCTGATCTTCGCCTTCGGGCTTGTCTTCCAGCTGCCGGTCGTCACGACGCTCCTCGCGCGCGTGGGCTTCGTCACCGGCGACCAGCTGGCGGCCAAGCGCAAATATGCGATCGTCATCTCCTTCATCGTTGCGGCGGTGCTGACCCCGCCGGATCCGGTCTCCCAGATCGGTCTTGCCGTGCCGGCCATCCTTCTCTACGAGATATCGATCTATACGGCCCGACTCATCGAGCGCCAGAGGGCGCGCGACACGGCCGCCCGGGCCTTGACCGAGCAGGACGACTGA
- a CDS encoding protein-L-isoaspartate(D-aspartate) O-methyltransferase, which translates to MIARAMEQEGFAKLVLRLRAEGITAKGLLNAVEETPRTAFAPALYQAEALSPRLVPIDCGAFMEGYDYAVRVIHHLGVKAGQRILEVGTGTGFTAAVMGRIAERVLTLERYRTLVTGAQANLEKVGLRNVVVRQADGAAGLQGEGTFDRILVTCAFESLPRIFADHLVSGGVLMVPIMASETECRMVRLTRTGSRFDREDLFDAPYLPIVPKMAAFL; encoded by the coding sequence ATGATCGCACGTGCCATGGAGCAGGAAGGGTTTGCGAAGCTGGTCCTGCGGCTGCGTGCGGAAGGCATTACCGCCAAAGGCCTGCTCAACGCAGTCGAGGAAACGCCTCGCACCGCGTTCGCGCCAGCGCTCTATCAGGCCGAAGCGCTGAGCCCGCGTCTGGTGCCGATCGACTGCGGCGCGTTCATGGAGGGCTATGATTACGCCGTCCGGGTCATCCATCACCTGGGCGTCAAGGCCGGCCAGCGCATTCTGGAGGTCGGCACGGGAACGGGCTTTACGGCGGCGGTGATGGGGCGCATCGCCGAGCGTGTCTTGACGCTGGAGCGCTATCGCACGCTGGTGACCGGGGCGCAGGCCAATCTGGAAAAGGTCGGTTTGCGCAATGTCGTCGTCCGACAGGCCGACGGCGCGGCCGGTCTGCAGGGGGAGGGGACCTTCGATCGTATTCTCGTCACTTGCGCCTTCGAAAGCCTTCCGCGCATCTTCGCCGACCATCTGGTCTCGGGCGGCGTCCTGATGGTGCCGATCATGGCGAGCGAAACCGAATGCCGGATGGTGCGCCTGACCCGCACCGGCAGCCGCTTCGACCGCGAAGACCTGTTCGACGCGCCCTACCTGCCGATCGTCCCGAAGATGGCTGCGTTCCTGTAA
- the surE gene encoding 5'/3'-nucleotidase SurE — protein MRILLTNDDGIHAEGLQVLERIARTLTDDVWVVAPETDQSGLAHSLTLSEPLRLRQISEKHFALRGTPTDCVIMAIRKVLGGKPDLILSGVNMGANMADDVTYSGTIAGAIEGTLQGVRSMALSQAYKHGTDRIAPWAVAETHAPALIRRLMTVELPAFTFLNLNFPNCAPDAVVATEVTEQGKLDFGMVVDERTDGRGYPYYWLRFGDRLGEFREGTDIHAVRENRISVTPLKLDLTDHSVLDTLTDALAGDRA, from the coding sequence ATGCGCATTTTGCTGACCAATGACGACGGGATCCACGCCGAGGGCCTGCAGGTGCTGGAGCGGATTGCCCGGACGCTGACTGACGACGTTTGGGTGGTGGCGCCGGAGACGGATCAGAGCGGTCTTGCCCATTCGCTGACCTTGTCCGAGCCGCTGCGCCTGCGCCAGATCTCCGAGAAGCATTTTGCCTTGCGCGGCACGCCAACCGACTGCGTGATCATGGCAATCCGCAAGGTGCTGGGCGGCAAGCCCGATCTGATCCTCTCCGGGGTCAATATGGGCGCCAACATGGCCGATGACGTTACCTATTCCGGCACGATCGCCGGCGCCATCGAAGGCACGCTGCAAGGCGTGCGGTCCATGGCGCTCAGCCAAGCCTACAAGCACGGCACGGACCGCATTGCCCCCTGGGCGGTGGCCGAGACGCATGCGCCGGCGCTGATCCGCAGGCTGATGACGGTTGAGCTTCCCGCCTTCACCTTCCTCAACCTGAACTTCCCCAACTGCGCGCCCGATGCCGTCGTCGCGACAGAGGTGACCGAACAGGGCAAGCTCGATTTCGGCATGGTCGTCGACGAACGGACGGATGGGCGTGGCTACCCCTATTACTGGCTGCGCTTCGGCGACCGGTTGGGCGAGTTCCGGGAAGGAACGGACATCCACGCGGTGCGCGAGAACCGGATTTCCGTGACGCCGCTGAAGCTCGACCTGACCGATCATTCGGTTCTCGACACGCTGACCGACGCTCTTGCCGGAGACCGTGCATGA
- a CDS encoding LysM peptidoglycan-binding domain-containing M23 family metallopeptidase, giving the protein MRVRVSSSVGRSAVRVLAAVLLASVATGCSSDSTRFGGLFSRGDSLTTSSVQPAGQPVPRGDVAGAGMAPMDSGRSSASAQPFPDPVSAAPVSRARVASTPMSVQRSGLAEPSVASETAMREPALRPAAQALPSAAAKTPALAAPDMTKTASTPSKAGWSTANAPAVLLRQGDTIATLANRFGVPEKEILRANGLKRASDAEVGQRILIPTYGVASSAAKQSASDAATRLDVDKQKNTPVLPENRDVAILPTQAQSRDKGKGNADLNTGRLASNGEGGGAGTYIVKSGDSLNRIAKANNVSVEALRQANGLTSGAIRVGQTLTLPKAGAADPMTTASLPAKAPAVAPAAQPAAVKAEPVKAAAPAAAAAEPVAKQSVTEVASRDDGSDEAPKGTGISKYRWPVRGAVIAGYGANVEGSRNDGINISVPEGTPIKAAENGVVIYSGSSLKELGNAVLVRHDDGTVTVYGNASELMVQRGQKIQRGQTLAASGMSGRASQPQVHFEVRKNATAVNPATFLE; this is encoded by the coding sequence ATGCGAGTAAGAGTTTCGTCGAGTGTCGGTCGGTCGGCAGTTCGTGTTCTGGCAGCGGTTCTTCTGGCCAGTGTTGCCACAGGGTGCAGTTCCGACTCCACGCGCTTCGGCGGTCTGTTTTCCCGCGGAGACAGTCTGACCACGAGTTCGGTGCAGCCGGCCGGCCAGCCGGTTCCGCGCGGCGATGTTGCCGGTGCGGGCATGGCGCCGATGGATTCCGGTCGCTCCTCGGCCAGTGCCCAGCCTTTCCCGGATCCCGTTTCCGCCGCCCCCGTTTCCCGCGCCCGCGTTGCCTCCACGCCGATGAGCGTCCAGCGCAGCGGACTTGCGGAGCCTTCCGTCGCCAGCGAAACCGCCATGCGCGAACCGGCCCTGCGCCCGGCAGCGCAGGCTCTCCCGTCCGCCGCCGCCAAGACGCCGGCTCTCGCCGCACCGGACATGACCAAGACCGCCTCGACCCCGTCCAAGGCCGGCTGGTCCACCGCCAATGCGCCCGCCGTCCTTCTGCGCCAGGGCGATACGATCGCCACGCTGGCCAATCGGTTTGGCGTTCCGGAGAAGGAAATTCTGCGGGCCAACGGTCTGAAGCGCGCCTCCGACGCCGAAGTCGGTCAGCGCATCCTCATCCCGACCTATGGCGTTGCCAGCAGCGCCGCCAAGCAATCGGCCTCGGATGCCGCGACGCGGCTCGATGTCGACAAGCAGAAGAACACGCCGGTGCTTCCCGAAAACCGCGATGTCGCGATCCTGCCGACCCAGGCGCAGTCGCGTGACAAGGGCAAGGGCAATGCCGACCTCAACACCGGCCGCCTGGCCTCGAACGGCGAAGGCGGCGGCGCGGGCACCTACATCGTCAAGTCCGGCGACTCGCTGAACCGCATCGCCAAGGCCAACAACGTCTCCGTCGAGGCGCTGCGCCAGGCGAACGGCCTGACCAGCGGCGCAATCCGCGTCGGCCAGACGCTGACCCTGCCGAAGGCGGGCGCAGCGGACCCGATGACGACGGCCTCGCTGCCCGCCAAGGCCCCCGCCGTTGCCCCCGCAGCCCAGCCGGCCGCGGTCAAGGCCGAACCTGTAAAGGCTGCAGCGCCGGCCGCTGCTGCCGCCGAGCCTGTCGCCAAGCAGTCCGTCACCGAAGTCGCCTCGCGCGACGATGGCTCCGACGAAGCGCCGAAGGGCACGGGCATCAGCAAATATCGCTGGCCGGTGCGCGGCGCGGTCATCGCCGGCTATGGCGCCAATGTCGAAGGCAGCCGCAATGACGGCATCAACATTTCCGTCCCGGAAGGCACGCCGATCAAGGCTGCCGAAAACGGCGTCGTCATCTATTCGGGCTCCAGCCTGAAGGAGCTCGGCAATGCCGTTCTCGTCCGCCACGACGACGGCACCGTCACGGTTTATGGCAATGCATCGGAACTGATGGTGCAGCGCGGCCAGAAGATCCAGCGCGGCCAGACGCTCGCCGCCTCCGGCATGAGCGGTCGCGCCAGCCAGCCCCAGGTGCATTTCGAAGTGCGCAAGAACGCCACTGCAGTCAACCCGGCCACCTTCCTCGAATAG
- the serS gene encoding serine--tRNA ligase, producing the protein MLDIKWIRDNPQALDAALAKRHAPPQAEAFLALDEKRRSLLQSLQDMQSRRNSASKEIGAAMARQDGALAEQLKAEVATLKTTMPALEEESRQVEAALNDMLSRVPNIPYDDVPVGEDEHGNVVARTVGAKPGWNHAAREHYEIGEALGLMDFERAAKLSGARFTVLTGHLARLERALGQFMLDLHTGEHGYTEVSSPLMVRDDAMYGTGQLPKFAEDLFRTTDGRWLIPTAEVTLTNLVRDEILEQEKLPLRFTALTPSFRSEAGSAGRDTRGMLRQHQFWKCELVSITDADSAVEEHERMTACAEEVLKRLGLHYRVMTLCTGDMGFGARKTYDLEVWLPGQDTYREISSCSVCGDFQARRMNARYRARDEKALKFVHTLNGSGTAVGRCLIAVMENYLNEDGSVTVPDALLPYMGGVTRIEKAA; encoded by the coding sequence ATGCTCGACATCAAATGGATCAGGGACAATCCGCAGGCGCTCGACGCTGCGCTCGCCAAGCGCCATGCGCCGCCGCAGGCCGAAGCCTTCCTCGCGCTCGACGAGAAGCGCCGCAGCCTCCTCCAGTCTCTCCAGGACATGCAGTCGCGCCGCAACAGCGCTTCCAAGGAGATCGGCGCGGCCATGGCGCGCCAGGATGGCGCGCTGGCCGAGCAGCTGAAAGCCGAGGTCGCGACGCTGAAGACCACGATGCCGGCGCTGGAGGAAGAGAGCCGGCAGGTCGAGGCCGCTTTGAACGACATGCTCTCCCGCGTGCCGAACATTCCCTATGACGACGTGCCGGTCGGCGAGGATGAGCATGGCAACGTCGTCGCCCGCACCGTCGGCGCCAAACCCGGCTGGAACCACGCGGCCCGCGAGCATTACGAGATCGGCGAGGCCCTTGGGCTGATGGATTTCGAACGGGCGGCCAAGCTATCCGGCGCGCGGTTCACGGTTCTGACCGGACACCTCGCCCGGCTCGAACGGGCGCTCGGCCAGTTCATGCTGGACCTGCACACCGGCGAGCACGGCTACACGGAAGTCTCGTCGCCGCTGATGGTGCGCGACGATGCCATGTATGGCACGGGGCAGCTGCCCAAATTTGCCGAAGACCTGTTCCGCACGACCGATGGCCGCTGGCTGATCCCGACGGCGGAGGTGACGCTGACGAACCTTGTGCGGGACGAGATCCTGGAGCAGGAGAAACTGCCGCTGCGCTTCACCGCGCTGACCCCCTCCTTCCGCTCCGAAGCCGGCTCGGCCGGGCGCGACACGCGGGGCATGCTGCGCCAGCATCAGTTCTGGAAGTGCGAGCTCGTCTCGATCACCGACGCAGACAGCGCCGTCGAGGAGCATGAGCGGATGACCGCCTGCGCCGAGGAGGTGCTGAAGCGCCTCGGCCTGCATTACCGCGTCATGACGCTTTGCACCGGCGACATGGGGTTCGGCGCGCGCAAGACCTACGACCTCGAGGTCTGGCTTCCCGGCCAGGATACCTATCGCGAAATCTCCTCCTGCTCGGTCTGCGGCGATTTCCAGGCCCGGCGCATGAACGCGCGCTACCGCGCCCGCGACGAGAAGGCGCTCAAGTTCGTTCACACGCTGAACGGCTCCGGCACAGCCGTCGGTCGCTGCCTCATCGCGGTCATGGAAAATTATCTCAACGAGGATGGCTCCGTGACCGTGCCGGACGCGCTGCTGCCTTATATGGGTGGCGTAACGCGGATCGAGAAAGCGGCCTGA
- a CDS encoding twin-arginine translocase TatA/TatE family subunit: protein MGSFSIWHWLIVLVVVLLLFGRGKIPELMGDVAKGIKSFKKGMSDEDSTAETKPYDPKAGYDAKGVPLDSRTVEHKSDEVR from the coding sequence ATGGGTTCCTTCAGCATCTGGCACTGGCTCATCGTTCTCGTGGTCGTGCTGCTGCTTTTCGGCCGCGGCAAGATTCCGGAGCTGATGGGGGATGTCGCCAAGGGCATCAAGAGCTTCAAGAAGGGCATGAGCGACGAGGACTCGACCGCTGAGACCAAGCCCTACGACCCCAAGGCAGGGTATGACGCCAAGGGTGTTCCGCTCGACTCGCGCACCGTCGAACACAAATCCGACGAAGTCCGCTGA
- the nagZ gene encoding beta-N-acetylhexosaminidase, with amino-acid sequence MSESKSFISGCKGLTLTTDEKAFFADERPWGFILFGRNIGEANQISDLVASLRDSIGNPNAPVLIDQEGGRVQRIRPPIVSAYPNGAAIGAVYAADAEKGLRAAWLMSRLHAFDLTRFGISIDCLPVLDVLTEGTSEAIGNRAYGRDPLAVAALGAAAAQGLKAGGMLPVMKHMPGHGRAVVDSHHKLPVVEASFEELAVSDFVPFTAMKDEVMGMSAHIVFTAIDPDRPATTSPVVVEQVIRGHMGFDGLLMSDDVSMNALAGDMTQRARNIMDAGLDLVLHCHGIMDEMIAVAGVVPELSGDRLRRAERAMAAFTPADDADEMALRAEFAEIFASA; translated from the coding sequence ATGAGCGAATCGAAATCCTTCATTTCCGGCTGCAAGGGCCTGACACTCACCACGGACGAGAAAGCCTTCTTTGCCGATGAGCGGCCCTGGGGCTTCATCCTGTTCGGCCGCAACATCGGCGAGGCGAACCAGATCAGCGACCTGGTGGCCAGCCTGCGCGACAGCATCGGCAATCCGAACGCTCCTGTCCTGATCGACCAGGAAGGCGGACGGGTGCAGCGCATCCGCCCGCCGATCGTCTCCGCCTATCCGAACGGCGCGGCGATCGGTGCCGTCTATGCCGCAGATGCGGAGAAGGGGCTGCGGGCGGCGTGGCTGATGTCGCGCCTTCATGCCTTCGACCTGACGCGCTTCGGCATTTCGATCGACTGCCTGCCGGTTCTGGATGTTTTGACAGAGGGGACGAGCGAGGCGATCGGCAATCGCGCCTATGGCCGCGACCCGCTGGCCGTGGCCGCACTCGGCGCCGCCGCCGCGCAGGGGCTGAAGGCCGGCGGCATGCTGCCGGTCATGAAGCACATGCCCGGCCACGGCCGCGCCGTCGTCGATTCGCACCACAAGCTGCCGGTGGTGGAGGCATCCTTCGAAGAGCTTGCCGTCAGCGATTTCGTCCCCTTCACCGCGATGAAGGACGAGGTGATGGGCATGTCCGCGCACATCGTCTTCACCGCCATCGATCCGGACCGCCCGGCCACCACCTCGCCGGTCGTCGTCGAGCAGGTGATCCGTGGCCATATGGGGTTCGACGGGCTGCTGATGTCCGACGACGTGTCCATGAATGCGCTGGCCGGCGACATGACGCAGCGTGCCCGTAACATCATGGATGCCGGGCTCGATCTGGTTCTCCATTGCCATGGCATCATGGACGAGATGATCGCCGTTGCAGGGGTGGTGCCGGAGCTTTCCGGCGACCGGTTGCGTCGCGCCGAGCGCGCCATGGCCGCCTTCACGCCGGCGGATGATGCCGACGAGATGGCACTGCGCGCCGAATTCGCGGAGATCTTCGCTAGTGCCTAA
- a CDS encoding biotin biosynthesis protein BioC: MQIPGKLTVTPTAGDGRGGYGQRQDAPAPSAAPQVTEATPSSAPGLYDPASRVALSAETLLFLSRVAREREKYPPLTRAEWNNELSPELAAREHAAFGRFTELGDGRAYYRAFIDYFDALRPEDQHSLRYLGTREAAVAGLRSLEYEDEAGLEPTDFQTLVSVLLDADKADLARAVASESQPLVKGDMFGWETQSFSYETERDSTVRSSEIERFYRESF, encoded by the coding sequence ATGCAGATTCCAGGCAAGCTTACGGTGACTCCGACGGCAGGCGACGGTCGCGGTGGCTACGGCCAGCGGCAGGATGCGCCGGCACCGAGTGCGGCGCCTCAAGTGACCGAGGCGACGCCTTCGTCTGCGCCCGGGCTTTATGATCCCGCCTCCCGCGTTGCGCTTTCGGCCGAAACCCTGCTGTTCCTCAGTCGCGTTGCGCGCGAGCGCGAGAAATATCCGCCGTTGACCCGCGCCGAATGGAACAACGAGCTCTCTCCGGAGCTTGCCGCCCGCGAACATGCCGCTTTCGGCCGATTCACCGAGCTTGGCGACGGCCGCGCCTATTACCGCGCCTTCATCGATTATTTCGACGCGCTCCGCCCCGAGGACCAGCACAGCCTGCGCTATCTCGGCACGCGCGAGGCCGCTGTGGCGGGGCTGCGCTCGCTCGAATACGAGGATGAAGCCGGTCTGGAGCCAACGGATTTCCAGACGCTTGTCAGCGTGCTGCTCGATGCCGACAAGGCGGACCTCGCACGCGCCGTCGCCAGCGAATCGCAGCCTCTGGTCAAGGGCGACATGTTCGGCTGGGAGACCCAATCCTTCTCCTACGAAACCGAGCGCGACAGCACTGTCAGGAGTTCCGAGATCGAGCGGTTCTACCGCGAAAGCTTCTGA